A window of Mobiluncus massiliensis genomic DNA:
GAGTCGAGGGCTACCTTTACGTTATTCAGCTCGGAAGCAATCAAAGCGGCTTTCGTCAAGGGGTATAGCATCCGAGCGGTAATCGCCATAATCGCTAAAAACGTGATGGGGGTAAGGGCAGCTTGGTTCACCAGGCACACTCCCACGCACACTATGGCAGCAAAAGCGGTGTGTACCACAAAGGTAAAAGCCTGCCCCGGTCGGCTTTTGATTCTCAGCCCGTCGAGAGTTGCTTTCGAATCTGCCTTCAGTGCGATAGTAACCGGATCCCAAGAACTGGACCTGCCCGTCGCTCGTAGGACGGTCTGGAGCCGGGCAAATTCAATCAGTCGACCAGCGGCTTGTTGCGCAGAACGATCTTCTAGCTCATTTGCCCTGGTGAGAGCAGCTTGCATACCTCGCCAGATGAGATAGAGCGGGATGATTACCGCGGTCATGATTAATGCCAGAGGCCAAGAAATGAATGCGGTGGCAATAATCATCACCAACGGCACGATGAATGAGTTACAAAGCGTTGGAATCACGATTGAGGCAAAGTGTGACAGCGTGTTCACCTCTCGGGAAGTCGCATTGGCGACTGCCGCCTCTCGCTTTGCGTTGAACCAACCGAGCGGAAGTCCCAGTACGTGCTCAGCGATACGAGAAATCATTGTGTCGCAAACTACAAAGACACTAACTCGATACGATGAAAACATGGCAACCGCGTCGACGATAAACGTTGCCAGACCCAGAACTGTCAGCACAATCAGCCAAAACACAGTCTGGTCTGAACCGGAATAGAAACTCTGCATGAACCAGATTGTGACCGAAAGCGTCAACCCCTGCAGCACTGCTGAGGCTACGAACCACGAAATTATGGTGCGAAGCTGTGCACCGTCAGCGATTTTAGTCATTGACTTCCACATATCCTGACCTACCTAACCATCTGAGTCCGCCACATCGTGGCATAGCGCCCGTCTTTTTCCATTAATTCATCGTGGCAACCACGCTCAACAATCCGACCGTCTTCGATTACCAAGATTTGATCTGCATTGCGGATTGTCGCCAGACGATGCGCAATAACAATTACCGTTTTACCCGTGGTTAACTTCGCGAGAGCTTCATGTATTTGCTGCTCGGAGCGGGGATCAGCTTGGGCTGTCGCCTCGTCAAGAATCAGAATCGAAGCATCCTGCAGATATGCCCGAGCCAGTGCCACACGCTGTTTTTCCCCACCGGAGAGGAACCCACCCTCGTCACCCAAAATCGTGTCATAGCCATTTGGTAGCTGCATGATGCGCTCGTGAATACAGGCGGCTTTCGCGGCTGCTTCTACTTCCGAGAGACTGGCGTCAGGTTTGGCTAGCGCAATGTTATTAAATACGCTGTCATGAGCGAGCGCCACCTCTTGCAGCATTATTGCCACGGAACCGAGCAACAAAGTATTACTGGCATCGCGCACGTCAACCCCATTGACCAAAACTGTCCCGCTGTCCGCTTCATAGAACCGGGCAATCAGTTTTGCCAACGTTGACTTGCCGCCACCTGAGGGACCGACCAGGGCAGTGACCGTGCCCGGCTGGGCGGTAAAGGAAACCTCTTTGACAGCTGGCGTGTCTGGTTCATACGAGAAAGTGACGTCGCGCATCTCCACTCTGCCCACGTCAGAGGCATCACCCGTAGTTTGGCTACCGAATTTCATTGGTTCCAGAGAAAGTAATTTGACAGTACTCTGCGCAGCGAGTCTCGCTTCGTAGAGATGCTGTAACAGACTGATTAGCGTGGCTAAGCCATCGGGAACACCCGGTGCAATCAAAAAGAATGGCAGAGTATCGGCAATCTGCATCCAACCGTTCTTTACGAAAACAACTGTCAACAGTGCCACAGTCACAAAAATCACTGCGGGACGAAGCAGCGCACCGATACTAGAAACGGCTTTACCTGATTGTGAAACCCAGCTGTACGAGATGCTGGAAAATTTTTCTCTGGCCTCATTGAACTTAGTTTTTGTGGCGTCTACGGCTTGAAAGTTTTTAATCTCTTTGATGCCTTCCAGCATTTCCACGGTGGCATTAGCCAGACCGGTTTGCGCCTCCCCAAAACGCGCGGTTAAGTCGCCGTACCCGCGCATATTGAGTACGTAAATTAACGAAATTACGGCAATCCAGAGACCAAACAGCACCAGGCACAATCGCCAATCCACCCACAGCAGGTAGCCGAACCCCGCGACCAGAGACATAACCGCATTCGTGGCATCCCCGGGTAGGTGCGCCACCATGGTGTGTACGGCCGCAGTATCGTCACAAACCATCTTTCTGATTTGCCCGCGCGAGTAGGCGTTTACCTGACCCAGGGGCAAATTGGCTAATGCGTCGACAACTTGTTGACGCATCTTGTGGCGAAGTTTTGCCTCGGAGAGGTGCGTAACGCCCAGACCTGCTACGTAGAGAGACTGTCCGATAAAAAGTGAGATGAAGGCACTTGCAGCCCAGAACCAGATGTTTCCGGTCAGACCGTCTCTAGTAACACTGTGTAGCCAAATTAGAGCCATTTGGTGCAGCGAGATGTACGGCATTATGCCTAGTATTGCCCCACATGCGGTGAGCAGAGCGGAGACAAACATCGATGTTCTTGCGGGTTTAATTAAGTCTGCAACAGACATTTTTTTCATGTAAAGCCTTTCAGAAAAATAGACATAATATGGTGGTCACGATCCAGATTGCGGCCACCAGCACCCAGTCGCGTCCTCGCCAAGGGGCGGAAATTAACTCGGTACGTTTAGGGAAAGCGCCGAAGCCCCGAGAATCCATCGACAACGCGACTCTCTCACCGTGTTGAACCGCAAGAATCGCCAACGGAACCAGCGAGCCTGCCCAACGTGCTACTGGTGCAAAGATTCCGTAGCGCTGCCCGACTCCACGCAGAGCTTTTGCGGTTCGCAGTACTTTGAAGTCGTTCTGGAAGCGAATAATGAAACTCACCGACGCGATACCGGCGGATGTGATTCGGTAGGGCACTTTAAAAGTCTGGTTTAAGCACACCAGCATCTTTGTCGGGTCGCTATAGATGCCCGAAAGCAGAACTAAAGCTATCAGAGCTCCAATTCCGCTACCGGCGGCATAGTTCGTGCCAACATCGTTTAGCCTTGACGCCATAGAGAGAAGGTCGTTGTGAGAGAACATCCAAATCATAAAGACAGCAACCAGCCACGAACCGAGAATGCTTCCCCAGGTACGTGTCCGGTTTGCTCCTGCCAACAGCATCGCCAGGCTGGACACGGAGAGCAGCGAAAAATTAACCACCGGATTTTTGAGGACGAATATCGTCACCATGAGCGGTGCAAGTGCGATAAACAAAGTCAGGGGATTGAAGCTGTCGAAAAGACCGCGGGTTTTGCGTTGCGGGGTGGCAGCCGGAGCCTCCACCTGCGGGGAAAATGGCAGTGCGATTATGTGTGAGCAGTATTTTTGGGCGAGCTCCAGATCATGCGTAGCCATAATGACTAGGTGCCCTGCAGAGCACAGTTGCTGGATGAACTCCATCAACTCGCAAGTGTTTGCCCAGTCTTGTCCGTAAGTCGGCTCATCGAGAACGATTACTTTGCGTTGCTCCGCCACCATCGTAGCGACGGAAAGCCGGCGCTGTTGACCACCAGAAAGCGTTAGCGGATGCTGCTCGCTGACCGCTTTCAGATGGAAACGATTCAAAAGGTCGTTGATTTGGGAATCCGTTACCTTTCCGACGCTCAGTTCTTTGCGTACGGTGGCTGCCACCATCTGGTGTTCAGGATTCTGAAACACATAACCTACCTGGTGACTGCCCTTTTTTAGGGGGACGCCTGTAACCGAAGCATTGCCCTCGAAACGCAGCAGACCGGCAAGGGCGGAGAGCATTGATGATTTTCCGGCACCGTTTTGTCCGATTACTGCGACGAAATCGCCAGCAGCGAACTCTGCGCTGATACTTGGACAGCGTCGCGGTACCGAAAAGTCATTTAGCTTCAGCAGTGCCTCCGGTCGCGCGGATACCGGCTCTCCGGTCTCGTGCCATCCCGAGTCGTCCCTCATCCAGTATTTAACTTGATTGCCACAAAACTCGTTTAGCTGAGGCAATTCAATGCCGGCTTCGGAGCAAGTTAGCGTTTCCTTGTACCCCGAACGGATCGCTCGCGGCAACCAGATTCCGCAACGCGCTAATTCCTGAGTGTGGTTTAAGAACACTTCTCGAGGTGTCCCCGCCGCGATGATTTCACCTTTTTCGTTCAACGCAAGCACGGAGTCACAGATTGGCAGCAACGGATCTAAATCATGGTCAATCACGATGACGCCGATGCCCTGGTGAACCAGCTGTTCAATTAGGTCATAGAAGTCTCTACGTCCTAGGCTGTCAATCGTTGAGGTGGGTTCATCCAGAACCAGCAACTTCGGGCGCATTGCCAGCACCACAGCTATTGCCAGACGCTGACGTTGTCCACCAGACAAGGTCCAAGGACTATCATGTAGCTTTTCGCCCAAGCCGACCTGCGCAGCAGCATGTGCCACCCGCGATTCAATCGTATCGGGATCCAGACAGAGATTTTGTAGTGCAAACGCGATGTCATCATGCACGCTACGCGTGATTACGGCAGCATCGGGATTCTGCCCCACATAGGCAACCTGTCGGGCGATAAACTCTACACTGGCATCGGCGATTTGTGTTCCACACAACTCAACACAGCCTGAATACTCACTCGGTAAACAATGCGGTATCAATCCACAGACGGTTCTGACCAAAGTGGTTTTACCGCAGCCCGAGGGACCAATGACAGCACAAACTTGTCCCTCCAGGTAGCTCAGGTCGACATCAGACAGAACCCACTTGTCTTGACCATAATAGTGGACACTAAGCCCCCGAACTTTCAGGCTCTCTTTGACCTGATTGCATGTCTGATTAAGCACGGTTAGCCACACCCACGCCTGCCTTGTTCAACAGGCGAGTAATGCCTACAGTTACCAGCCCGCCCAGCAGGGCTGAAACGACAGAAGTAACCACATATGCCGTGCCAAACGGTATCCCTACAGTTTCCTTGAGAAAAGTCAAGTAGAGGAGTCCATTCAACAGACCAAAAACCGCTGCAGAAATCAAGAATGCCCAGGTCTTCCACTGGCGGTAAAGCATTACTGCGAGTGGAACTTCGATGTACAGTCCCCCTATCAGATTTCCGATTATAGCCATGGGACCGGTAGGCGTGACGAAGATACAAATTACGCCGATAATGAGGGAGGCTAGCATGGTGGCACCAGGACGGCGAACAATCGTCGAAGGTAACAGATAGGGGATAACCCAAAACCCCATGATGGAACAGCCAATCAAAACGCCCCGCGGGGAAGTAGCAAGCAGTGGTGCAATGTAGTTCAGTGGAAGCAAAATAATTAGCCCAACCACTGCCAATGCAGCTACGGTCATCAAATTCCGTGTTCCGAGTACGGAGTTTGCCAATCCTGTTCTGGATGAAGTGTGTACCGTTGCTGTTGTTTCCTCAATAATTTCAGTCATAACTCTTACCAAAACCCTCTCAGACAATGAATAACAAAAAAGCATTAATTAGGTTAGCCTAACCTCGCCAAAATTGAAAGTACAGGTTTAACTGGGGTTTTAGGTGTAAAAATTTGGTATCAGCACTGTTTTACGCTGCGGCTCATGCGACTGCGTCGCTGCCGTTTTTCTGTTTGATGTTTCGGTGGCGCAATGCCCACTGGGCATTGCTTTTATGCCGCATTCACCGTTTTCGCGACGGCTCATTCTCGCTTCGCTCGATGCCGCTTTTCTGTTTGGCGTTCCGGCGGCGCAATGCCCACTGGGCATTGCTTTTATGCCGCCTACACCGTTTTCGCGACGGCTCATTCTCGCTTCGCTCGATGCCGTCGCGCAATTTGTCTGATTCCTGCTGGGGCTTATTTTGTGGAGCGGGCGACGGAGGATTTTTAGGGTGTTTCGGCTAAAACGGCACATCGGTGCCGTTTTTTAACGCCTCCACCGTTTTTCTCAGCGGCTCATTCTCGCTACGCTCAATGCCGCTTTTCTGTTTGGCGTTCCGGCGGCGCAATGCCCACTGGGCATTGCTTTTATGCCGCCTACACCGTTTTCGCGACGGCTCATTCTCGCTTCGCTCGATGCCGTCGCGCAATTTGTTTGATTCCCGTTGGGGCATATTTGTGGAGCGGGCGACGGAGGATTTTTAAGGCGTTTCGGCTAAAACGGCACATTGGTGCCGTTTTTTAACGCCTCCACCGTTTTACTCAGCGGCTCATGCGACTGCGTCGCTGCCGCTGAGCGAACTTGTTCGATTCCCGTCGTAGTCCGCTAAATGTTGAAGATGCCGAGCAAAAAGCTCGGCATCTTCAACAGAGCGGGCGACGGGAATCGAACCCGCGTAATCAGCTTGGAAGGCTGGGGCTCTACCATTGAGCTACGCCCGCGTGTAAATGAGTCTACCGGGTCTGATGGGTTTCCTCCAACTCGAACTTTCCGGTACTATGAACTGTACCTTTCCGGGGTGTAGCGCAGCTTGGTAGCGCGCCTGCTTTGGGAGCAGGATGTCGCAGGTTCAAATCCTGTCACCCCGACGAGCGAGCGCCACATGAAAGTTTACTTTCATGTGGCGCGAGCGAGGAGGGGTATGCAAGGCGAGCGGAGCGAGTCCTTGCTAATCCCCCGACGAAATGGTGTTGGTTGGGTATGCAAGGCGAGCGGAGCGAGTCCTTGCTAATCCCCCGATGAATTGTTTTTCTTTTCTCGTTTCAGTTGTGTGCGAGGAGGGGTATGCAAGGCGAGCTCAGCGAGTCCGTAACTAAGCCCAATTCCCTTCGGGCCGCGGCAAAATAAACCATCCGGCTCTAGGCACGCATTCCAAGTTGACCGTCCCGTACCCCAAGCGTTCCCCATCGGCAATGGGAGCCAACCCTTCCATCTCTAAGCTGACTTGGCGGGCCTCGTGAAAAGTCACCCCGGGGGCACCGGCGAATTTCCCCCTCTTGGCAGCCAACAAGGGGCGAAGCACCTTCCGGCGGGGCATTGAGCTCAATGTTGCAATCAAGAAAACCCCGTCGTAGCTGGAGGCTTGCGGAGCCACTACCACGCCGCCGCCGTAGCATTTTCCATTGGCTACGGCGCATAACGTCAGGTGATTCTCGCCCCAAACCACCCCGTCGAGACTGAGACGAACCGGGCGGGGATGGAACTTCGCCAGAATAATTAACAAGGACAAGATGTAGCGCAGGGACCCGTGCGGCCAGCGCATTTCCTGGGTCTTGTCCGCCACCATTTGGTCAAAGCCTACGCAGGTTATGGTGGACCACCAACGGTGACGCTCTTCGCCGTGCAAATCGGTAAAAGTCGCGAGTCCCAGGTCGGTTTGACTAACGAAACCATCCGCGATGATGCCCGCGGATTTACGCGGATTCAGCGGAATCCCATAGTGTCGGGCGTGATCGTTGCCCGAACCTGCCGGAATAATTCCCAAAGGCTTGTCCGAACCAACCTGTTCCTGCAGGACCAGCGAAAGAATCCCGTCTCCACCGGAAACGATGATGGCGTCCACCGTGGAATCAGCCGCAGCCCGGCGAGCCGAGTCCCGGGCTTGTGCCGCAGTATCACTTGGAAAATCAACAATCTCCAGACCGCGTTGCTCCAGTACTTTCCGGGCTACCCGAGCAGTTTTGCGGGCGCGGCCTTTGGCGGAGGCCGGGTTCAAGATGAAGGCGATACGGCGGATGTTACGAGTTTCTTGCCGATAGTGCCCCTCCGAGGGCGCGGTTTCGGGACCGTCCAGAGGCCGGTCTTCCGCGTTAGCGCTGTCTGGAGGCCGGTGTTCTGACATGGCTTACTCGCAATTCGGCGTCTTTACCGGAAAATCACGGTGCGGTTGCCGTTCATCAACACGCGGTGCTCGGCGTGCCACTTTACGGCTTGAGCCAAGACTCGGCGTTCCACGTCCTGGCCCTGTTTACGCATATCGATGGCGGTAAACGTGTGGTCCACTCTGGAAACGTCCTGCTCGATGATAGGACCTTCATCCAAATCCGCCGTGACATAGTGCGCCGTAGCCCCAATGAGTTTCACACCCCTGTCGTGGGCCTGGTCATACGGCTTTGCACCCTTGAACGACGGCAGGAAAGAGTGGTGAATGTTGATGATGCGTCCGCTCATCTCCCGGCACAGTTTGTCGGAAAGAATCTGCATATAGCGCGCCAGCACCACCAGTTCGACCTTTTCCGCGTCGACCAAGTCCAGCAGCTGCCGTTCCGCTTCGGGCTTATTGTCTTTCGTGACCGGCACCAAAATAAACGGCACTTGATAGAACGTTGCGATGGGAGCCAAATCGGGGTGGTTGCCCACGACCGCTTTCACATCGATTGGAATCGAATGATCACGCACGCGATAGAGCAGGTCGGACAGGCAATGCCCCTCTTTGGAAACCATAATGACGGTGCGCAGCGCCCGCCCAATTTCGTCCAAGTCCCAAGCCATCTGAAAATCGGCAGCTAAAGC
This region includes:
- a CDS encoding ECF transporter S component, with the protein product MTEIIEETTATVHTSSRTGLANSVLGTRNLMTVAALAVVGLIILLPLNYIAPLLATSPRGVLIGCSIMGFWVIPYLLPSTIVRRPGATMLASLIIGVICIFVTPTGPMAIIGNLIGGLYIEVPLAVMLYRQWKTWAFLISAAVFGLLNGLLYLTFLKETVGIPFGTAYVVTSVVSALLGGLVTVGITRLLNKAGVGVANRA
- a CDS encoding ABC transporter ATP-binding protein produces the protein MWKSMTKIADGAQLRTIISWFVASAVLQGLTLSVTIWFMQSFYSGSDQTVFWLIVLTVLGLATFIVDAVAMFSSYRVSVFVVCDTMISRIAEHVLGLPLGWFNAKREAAVANATSREVNTLSHFASIVIPTLCNSFIVPLVMIIATAFISWPLALIMTAVIIPLYLIWRGMQAALTRANELEDRSAQQAAGRLIEFARLQTVLRATGRSSSWDPVTIALKADSKATLDGLRIKSRPGQAFTFVVHTAFAAIVCVGVCLVNQAALTPITFLAIMAITARMLYPLTKAALIASELNNVKVALDSVTEIIDARPLPEPNATQQKHPQGEDIEFKGVSFRYVDDCQVLNDINLVAEQGQITALVGPSGAGKSTILRLVGRFWDANSGSVKIGGADVRDIPTKDLMEMISFVFQDVYLFDMTIAENLRIAKPDASDAELESAAKRAQLDKVIEALPHGWQTNVGPAGQSLSGGERQRVAIARAFLKDAPILLLDEITSALDSENESAITKVISDLAVGRTVVVVAHRLSTIRDADKVVFLQPDDASGAHVIQAGSVAELTAEEGPFRDFLTASNAISSWEISSRQQH
- a CDS encoding ABC transporter ATP-binding protein; this translates as MKKMSVADLIKPARTSMFVSALLTACGAILGIMPYISLHQMALIWLHSVTRDGLTGNIWFWAASAFISLFIGQSLYVAGLGVTHLSEAKLRHKMRQQVVDALANLPLGQVNAYSRGQIRKMVCDDTAAVHTMVAHLPGDATNAVMSLVAGFGYLLWVDWRLCLVLFGLWIAVISLIYVLNMRGYGDLTARFGEAQTGLANATVEMLEGIKEIKNFQAVDATKTKFNEAREKFSSISYSWVSQSGKAVSSIGALLRPAVIFVTVALLTVVFVKNGWMQIADTLPFFLIAPGVPDGLATLISLLQHLYEARLAAQSTVKLLSLEPMKFGSQTTGDASDVGRVEMRDVTFSYEPDTPAVKEVSFTAQPGTVTALVGPSGGGKSTLAKLIARFYEADSGTVLVNGVDVRDASNTLLLGSVAIMLQEVALAHDSVFNNIALAKPDASLSEVEAAAKAACIHERIMQLPNGYDTILGDEGGFLSGGEKQRVALARAYLQDASILILDEATAQADPRSEQQIHEALAKLTTGKTVIVIAHRLATIRNADQILVIEDGRIVERGCHDELMEKDGRYATMWRTQMVR
- a CDS encoding diacylglycerol kinase family protein produces the protein MSEHRPPDSANAEDRPLDGPETAPSEGHYRQETRNIRRIAFILNPASAKGRARKTARVARKVLEQRGLEIVDFPSDTAAQARDSARRAAADSTVDAIIVSGGDGILSLVLQEQVGSDKPLGIIPAGSGNDHARHYGIPLNPRKSAGIIADGFVSQTDLGLATFTDLHGEERHRWWSTITCVGFDQMVADKTQEMRWPHGSLRYILSLLIILAKFHPRPVRLSLDGVVWGENHLTLCAVANGKCYGGGVVVAPQASSYDGVFLIATLSSMPRRKVLRPLLAAKRGKFAGAPGVTFHEARQVSLEMEGLAPIADGERLGYGTVNLECVPRAGWFILPRPEGNWA
- a CDS encoding ATP-binding cassette domain-containing protein translates to MLNQTCNQVKESLKVRGLSVHYYGQDKWVLSDVDLSYLEGQVCAVIGPSGCGKTTLVRTVCGLIPHCLPSEYSGCVELCGTQIADASVEFIARQVAYVGQNPDAAVITRSVHDDIAFALQNLCLDPDTIESRVAHAAAQVGLGEKLHDSPWTLSGGQRQRLAIAVVLAMRPKLLVLDEPTSTIDSLGRRDFYDLIEQLVHQGIGVIVIDHDLDPLLPICDSVLALNEKGEIIAAGTPREVFLNHTQELARCGIWLPRAIRSGYKETLTCSEAGIELPQLNEFCGNQVKYWMRDDSGWHETGEPVSARPEALLKLNDFSVPRRCPSISAEFAAGDFVAVIGQNGAGKSSMLSALAGLLRFEGNASVTGVPLKKGSHQVGYVFQNPEHQMVAATVRKELSVGKVTDSQINDLLNRFHLKAVSEQHPLTLSGGQQRRLSVATMVAEQRKVIVLDEPTYGQDWANTCELMEFIQQLCSAGHLVIMATHDLELAQKYCSHIIALPFSPQVEAPAATPQRKTRGLFDSFNPLTLFIALAPLMVTIFVLKNPVVNFSLLSVSSLAMLLAGANRTRTWGSILGSWLVAVFMIWMFSHNDLLSMASRLNDVGTNYAAGSGIGALIALVLLSGIYSDPTKMLVCLNQTFKVPYRITSAGIASVSFIIRFQNDFKVLRTAKALRGVGQRYGIFAPVARWAGSLVPLAILAVQHGERVALSMDSRGFGAFPKRTELISAPWRGRDWVLVAAIWIVTTILCLFF
- the purU gene encoding formyltetrahydrofolate deformylase, with translation MTETKSSETIKLVLTLSCPDRPGIVHAVSGMVAGAGGNIIQSAQFADTDTGLFFMRVEMDVPSVHDINARVEALAADFQMAWDLDEIGRALRTVIMVSKEGHCLSDLLYRVRDHSIPIDVKAVVGNHPDLAPIATFYQVPFILVPVTKDNKPEAERQLLDLVDAEKVELVVLARYMQILSDKLCREMSGRIINIHHSFLPSFKGAKPYDQAHDRGVKLIGATAHYVTADLDEGPIIEQDVSRVDHTFTAIDMRKQGQDVERRVLAQAVKWHAEHRVLMNGNRTVIFR